ATACCTGCTTTCAGAAAAGTACAAGAAGAAAGGCGCGGGACTGCGCGGGTCTATCATGCTCGTTGGCCCAACCCTGGCCCGTTTTGGCAAGGGCTACATTCCCAAGCCGGGCGGCGATAAAATCGGCAGGCGACGACTGGACACCCACTTTATCGGCTTTGAAAAGCTGGGCGCGAAATTCACCTACAACGCCGAGGAAGAGTTTTTCAGCGTTTCGGGTGATGACCTCAAAGGCACCTACATGCTGCTCGACGAGCCGTCAGTTACCGGAACGGCCAACATCATCATGGCCGCCGTGATGGCCGAAGGCACCACCACCATTTACCACGCTGCCTGCGAGCCTTACATTCAGCAGTTGTGCCAGATGCTCAACAGCATGGGAGCCAAAATACACGGTGCAGGCTCCAACCTGATTGAAATTGAAGGAGTGGAATACCTCGGCGGCTGCACACACCGCTGTCTGCCCGATATGATTGAAATCGGTAGTTTTATCGGGCTGGCCGCTATGACACAAAGCGAAATCACCATAAAAGACGTGGCCTACCCAAAACTGGGTGTAATTCCCGACGTGTTTCGCAGGTTGGGAATCCAAATGGAGCTTCGGGGCGATGACCTTTATATACCGGCACAGGAATCCTATACCATTGACAGTTTTATTGACGGCTCCATTCTCACCATCTACGACCACCCCTGGCCGGGATTCACCCCTGACCTGCTGAGTATTGTACTTGTGGTTGCCACTCAGGCCCGGGGAAGTGTGCTGATTCATCAGAAAATGTTTGAGAGCCGCCTCTTTTTTGTAGACAAGCTGATTGACATGGGTGCACAAATCATTCTCTGCGACCCGCACCGGGCTACCGTTATTGGATTGAACCGCCAATATCCGCTCAAGGGTATC
The window above is part of the Cryomorphaceae bacterium genome. Proteins encoded here:
- the murA gene encoding UDP-N-acetylglucosamine 1-carboxyvinyltransferase; amino-acid sequence: MGSFLIEGGRQLSGELVPQGAKNEVLQILCAVLLTPEEVEISNIPDIVDVNRLIDLLRDMGVKVNRVSGDTYRFQADDVDLEYLLSEKYKKKGAGLRGSIMLVGPTLARFGKGYIPKPGGDKIGRRRLDTHFIGFEKLGAKFTYNAEEEFFSVSGDDLKGTYMLLDEPSVTGTANIIMAAVMAEGTTTIYHAACEPYIQQLCQMLNSMGAKIHGAGSNLIEIEGVEYLGGCTHRCLPDMIEIGSFIGLAAMTQSEITIKDVAYPKLGVIPDVFRRLGIQMELRGDDLYIPAQESYTIDSFIDGSILTIYDHPWPGFTPDLLSIVLVVATQARGSVLIHQKMFESRLFFVDKLIDMGAQIILCDPHRATVIGLNRQYPLKGISMTSPDIRAGVSLLIAALSARGNSTIHNIEQIDRGYQHIDQRLNAIGASIQRLG